CGGTCCGTTTTTTCCATTTATCTTCCTACGTGCGCGCGTTTTTCATAGTCCTTTCTTCCAAGCCCCGTAGCCCCCGCTTTTTTAACGGCAAGCATGCAATGGGCAAAATTTGGGACAAAATAGGCAAGGAAATTTGACAAGTAGGATATGAGATTAAAAACTATACTCTGCTGAAGAAAGGTTGATTTGCACATCTCGTTGTTCAAGCAACGTAAACCAGTTATTCCTCTAAGTTTATATCCTTTCTGTTCAAACTCAATCGGAGTCCAACCCGATTTTCCATGATGAAACCCAACAGGAGTAGATATTATAACCTGAATGCGTGCAATTTCTTCAATCTTATTCATTAACATTTCACTATCGTTCTTTGGTAGGTGTTCGATTAATTCTAAGCACAGAACTATGTCAAACGTCTTCTTTCGGATAGGTAGAAACCGTGCATCGCAGAGAATGTAGTCATCGTGAACTCTCATTTGGTGGCATTCCTTCAAGTGTGGCAAAAGCAAGTCTATACCTACTGTAGAGAACTTCTGATGTTTTCTTAGCCCCCTCATAGGAAGACCAATCCCACACCCTACGTCTAGGATTGTATGCGATTTTTGTTTGTCAAGTTTCTGCCAAACAACATTTATCCTTGAAAAAGGTAGATAAAAATACAAATTCTCTATTATTCTACGCACGCACAATTTTCGATCAGATCCTTCCTACCGACTTGTATGAATGCGCGCGTTTTTCATTCAACTTCCTACCTTAAGTTCTAAGAGGTCTTCGAACACATATAGGAAGATTCGTGAAGCCCTAGAAACAATATAGCGAGCAAGGATTTTAATCCAGAGATAATCAGCTTCTGTTTGATTACAGAAATTGAGGAGTTCAAGCTAGCTCTTTCATACCGACGATAGTCGATGTTATACCCTATCTCTTGAAGCATGAAAGAGACATCGCTATCGCGAAAATGGTGAGGGTGAGGGGCATCGACTAGACTTAGCGCCTTTCTAATTGCCCTCAAAATGTGAAATGTTTGCAGCCATAAGACTAGAGTGCCCCCTCTTTTTAGACATCTTTGCATTTCTTTTAATACGGCGAAAGGATTTTGAACATGGTCCAGAACATTAACGCATAACACTACATCAAAGGTTTCATCTTTAAAAGGCAAGTATTCACCCATGCCTCGAATGTTGTTAGTGCTATTTGGATAAAAGTGTCGTAATTCACCAGCGAGGGGATCGATTCCCAACCTTAATCCCGCTTGTCCAAGACCATGAATCGCTACTGCAGGACCACACCCCACTTCCAAGATGTTCTTATCATTAAAGAATTCAGAGCCTAACAGGAATTTTTGTGAGAAAAAATGACTATGAGTTCTCAGCTCTTCTAGCTTCCAGCTGTGGAAAGATGCATGTGCATGCGCGCGCTCTGCATTTTGTGCAGCTCTCCATCTTGCGTCTGAAGCGGAATCCATGTCATATCTCCGTAGCTTCATCAAATATCTTTTTTAGCGTCTCATTCCTCTTTTCAAGGGAAAACTTCCCAGTTTCAATTTCCTGCCTACCATCCCTTCCCATTC
The nucleotide sequence above comes from Candidatus Bathyarchaeota archaeon. Encoded proteins:
- a CDS encoding class I SAM-dependent methyltransferase, with protein sequence MRRIIENLYFYLPFSRINVVWQKLDKQKSHTILDVGCGIGLPMRGLRKHQKFSTVGIDLLLPHLKECHQMRVHDDYILCDARFLPIRKKTFDIVLCLELIEHLPKNDSEMLMNKIEEIARIQVIISTPVGFHHGKSGWTPIEFEQKGYKLRGITGLRCLNNEMCKSTFLQQSIVFNLISYLSNFLAYFVPNFAHCMLAVKKAGATGLGRKDYEKRAHVGR
- a CDS encoding class I SAM-dependent methyltransferase, whose protein sequence is MDSASDARWRAAQNAERAHAHASFHSWKLEELRTHSHFFSQKFLLGSEFFNDKNILEVGCGPAVAIHGLGQAGLRLGIDPLAGELRHFYPNSTNNIRGMGEYLPFKDETFDVVLCVNVLDHVQNPFAVLKEMQRCLKRGGTLVLWLQTFHILRAIRKALSLVDAPHPHHFRDSDVSFMLQEIGYNIDYRRYERASLNSSISVIKQKLIISGLKSLLAILFLGLHESSYMCSKTS